The following DNA comes from Magnolia sinica isolate HGM2019 chromosome 18, MsV1, whole genome shotgun sequence.
TTGGGACAGAGTGCCCACAAAATTTTCTAGGCTAGGTTAGATATTGTAATGGAATTTACATCTTCACTTTTGGGTACTTATTTTTGGAGTATAATGAGTTGTTTTTTTATCCTCTATAGTTTACACAAAGGGCTCACCAGAGCTCTCCTCTACCCTCCGAGCCCAAGTTGACAAAGCTCGGGTGCTAAAAGCGGAGCAGCGCGTCTAGCACGAGCTCATTACCCCGAAGAACCTCTATAAGTCACACCTTTATAGATAGTCCCCCCTTCTCTTTGCCCTTAGTAAGTGCCTCGTTAGCGGCTTCAGATTCTGTCGATTGAGTTTACTCTGAGCCAAGCTGTGTTTTGCAAGGATGGCCAAGGCTTCGGGTGCCAAGAAGAGGAAGCAGCCCCCTCCTCTCAGGGAGATGCTCCACACCAAGCCTCGAGTGAAGATCACCGCGCGGAAGAAGGGGACCTCTCGGGCTGAGGCCGGGCCCGCCGTGACTCTCGTCCCTACCCCCGAAATCCCCCCAATTGTCCCCTCTCATCTGCCCAGGATGTAAAGGGAAGTGGTCGGGGAAACAACTGTCGCGGCTCCCTCCCATTTTGAGCTCAGAAGGGAGACCATGGCGGGTGCTGAGCACATCAAGCTCAATCCTCCCGAAATCAACTATCTGGTCGACCAGAACTAACTCTCCACCCAAGGGCGGGGATGCGCCAATGGCTGAGGCTCATGCCTCGGCCGCCAGCAGTAATGGAAGGCCGCTGGATCTTCTCCCCTCCCAGAATTTAGGGAGTATCCTCCCAGCTACCACATGTCCTGCTTAGCCGACTGTGTGGCTAAGCATTCTCCAAAGGCGGAGATTACTGACCTCCTCTCCCGCTGTGCCAAGGCTTTCATGACTGACATAGCTTCAATCCGTTATAAGGTAAGACCTTTTCTGTATCTAAAATATCTTGTTCTTGATCACGAGTTGTTTCTCATTCTATCCATTTTTCAGGTGGTGCCCATGTTCTTGTCGACTTGGGAGAGGCTGCAGAAGCTGGGCAAGGAGGCAGAGAATGAAGCCCTCCTAAGGGAGAAGGCCGAGATGGAGGCACTTCTCAAGACCTCGGCCGAGGAGAGGGAGGAGTTGAAGGGTTTGTTGGCTGAGGGCCAGGTGAAGTAGTTGTTATTCTAGGGGGAGGTCAAAAAGCTCCAGTCCCACTGAGATTTGGTCGACTCCGAGCTGATGAGACTGAAAGCCCACCTCAGCTCTATGAAGGATGACAACGCCCGGCTGGCGGTTGAGCTGAGGTAGGCTAGGATCGATGCCACTGCTGAGGTGGAGGTAGCAGTCGAGAAGGCCCTGACTGCTCAGTGTGCCGAGTTCGAAGCCTCAGACGCTTCGATAGTCGTTGCTGTTGTTGAGGAGTTCAAGTCTTCAACAGAGAGAACTACCGAGGCTGAGAAGGTCTACCACTGTGGCTACAATGCCTGTCTAGATGATGTCAAAGACCTCTATCCAAACCTCAACCTCAAAGCTCTAACTACCGAGGATGCTGAAGAGGAACAAGCCGAAGACACTCCTCTTGCCGACCAGCCCTCCAATGTTGATCTTCCTCCTCCTCATGCCGACTAATTCATGCCTCATCTTGTTTatcatattttattttcattttgatTAATACACTTAGATATTTTGATTGATCTGTTTGTTGTAGTTTGTGATACTTGTTGAGTGACGAgctgacctcttcttcaaggGTCAGCTCGTCAAAGGGTTTCATCTCAGCATATGAGAGATGGTCCTTCGTAGCATGCTTGGATGGTAAGCCGACTACTTCTTTAAGTGGTCAGCTCATCCATGGGACCTCTTTTCCTGTGTTGGAGGTCCCATGTAGAACGTGTAGAACATAATGGGATGATTCCATGTAGAAAAATGCATCTTTTATCCAAAGCGTAGATTCATCACAAGTAGTGCCAACCCTTACATTAATTCCCTTAAGAATAGTAGATCTTCAGGTGCTCGGCATTCTATGGGTCCAGTAGTGGACGCCCTTCCAGGTCCTCGAGACGGTAGGAGCCGGGCTTGACCGATTTGACTACTCGATAGGGTCCCTCCCAATTCAGTCTCAAGGACCTAACTCCAGGCTCCGCCGTGTTCTGGAACACATGGCGAAGGACGAGGTCTCCCCATCGAAACCACCTCGTCTTGACCCTGGAGTTGTAGAAATGAGCAACCTGTTGATGTCGAGCCGCAATCTGTAAGTCAGCTGTGTTCCTCAATTCCTCGAGTAAGTCAAGGCTCATCGTCATCTGCTCGGCATTTTCGCTCCTAATAGGATTGCACTCGATCAGTGGGGAGTCCTATCTCGACGGGGACAACAGCCTTGGCGTCATAAGAGAGGGAAAATGGGGTTTCTCCCGTCACTAACCGAAGTGTAGTTTTGTACGTCCACAGCAATAACGAGAGCTCCTCGGCCCAGGCACCCTTTGCTTTTTCTACCTTGGTCTTGAGATGGctctttattattttattcattGGTTCGACTTGGTCGTTGGATTGAGGATGCCGAGGTGATGAATAGGCATTCCTGATGTCGAGCCTATGACACATACCCCTAAATTTAttgttgtcgaactgcttcccattgtctGACATAATGGTGTGCGGAATGCTGAACTGGCAAACAATATTCTTCCAGACAAAGTCTATTACTTTCTGCTCGGTGAACGTGGCGACAGGCTTGGCTTCAGCCCACTTGATGAAGTAATCAACTGCTACAATCGCATACTTAGTCTACCCTTTTCCCTAGGGCAGGGGtccaatgatgtcgatcccccactgagcaAATGGCCATGGTCCACTCATGGGGGTCAACTCCTCTGCCGGTTGCCAAGGGACGGCCGCAAACCTTTGGCATTTGTCGCATTTCTTAGCAAAACCCCTGGAGTCTTCTTGGATCATCGGCCAAAAGTATCCTTGGCAGACAATCTTCCGAGCCAGGGCTTGGCCACCAGAATGATTTCTGCAGATTCCTTCGTGAGTTTCTCGGATCATGTACTCTGCCTCATCTGGTCGCAGACACCTTAAGTACGGTAGGGAGAAGCCTTTCTTGTACAGAGTATCCCTTATGATTATACACTGCGTCACCCTAATCCTCAGGCATTGAGCCTCCAGTTTATCCTCGAGAACTTTGTCATCCCTGAGGTATTCAACTATTAGAACCATCTGACTTGCCATCATCTGCACTAGGTGAGTGATCCCATGGTCGAGACAATCAATGCAAAACTTGTTAAGGAATTCCACCGGGACAATCCTCGGAATACTCCCTTCAGTGGTCGAGGCCAACTTCGCCAAAGCGTCGGCCCAAGAGTTCTCGACTCTTGGTATCTAGTTGATGTCACACTCGAACTTACTCATGAGTTTCCGAGCCTAGCCGAGATAGGCTATCATCCTGGCTTCCTTAGCCTCATATTCTGCTGATATTTGATTTACGATGAGATGGGAATCACACCAGATGTCAAGAGATCGGACTCCCAAGGTAATCACCAACCTGAGTCTAGCCAGTAGAGCCTCATATTCTACTTCATTGTTCGAGGCTCGAAAACCGAGCCTTGTGGCATACTGGACAGTCGTTGAGTCAGGTGCTATGAGGACAATTCCTGCTCCTCCTCATTTCAAGTGCAATGACCTGTCCACGAATAGGGTCCACTAGTTCGCAACCATTGTCTCCGCTTTGGCGTCCTCAGCAGGTGGACTGGCTCGGATGATCATGAGGTTCTCTGTTAGATTGGTAGGCGTGTCTAGGTCAGATGTTCTAACTTCATTATTCTGAGCGGTGAACTGTGCTATGAAATCGGCCACAGCCAGGCCCTTGATGGAAATTCTTAGCCGATATTCAATGTTGAACTCTCCAAGCTTGACTGCCACTTGGTCAAGCACCCAGACACTTCGAGTTTCTGGAGCACCTGGCGAAGGGGTTGGTCGGTGAGGACGATTATAGAGTGCGCTTGGAAATATGGGCGAAGTCGTCGAGCAGATACTACCAATGCCAAGGCGAGCTTCTCTAGGCTCGGATACCTTGTTTCTGCTGGGATCATTACTTTGCTAATGTAGTACACAGGATGTTGCTTCCCCTCGGATTCTCTGATAAGGGCCGAGCTCACAGCCAAAGCTGAGACCGCCAAGTAGAGGAACAGTGGCTCCCCTTTCTCCGGGTTAGACAGCAACGAAGGTGACCCTAGATACTCTTTCAACTGTTAGAACGCCTACTCACAGTCTGAGGTCCACTCTACCTTCTTATTACCCTTCGGCTACTGGAAGAAGAGGAGGCACTTGTCAGTTGCCCTGGAGACAAACTGGCTGAGGGCGGTCACTCTCCCGGTGAGGCATTGGATTTCTTTCAAGGTCTGAGGAGAGCTCATGTTCAGGAGAGCTTTGATCTTGTCTGGATTCACCTCAATCTCCCTCTGGCTGACTTGAAAGCCAAGGAATTTACCCAAGCCCACACCAAATAAGCACTTGGTTGGGTTCAGCCTCATCTGATATTTTCGTAGGATGGAGAAGGTCTCGGCGAGGTCTGATATGTGGTCGGCCTCCTTAACGCTCTTCACTAGCATGTCGTTGACATAGACTTCCATGGTCCGGCTGATCTGACGAGTGAACATCTTGTTCACTAGTCGCTGATAGGTTACGCATGCATTCTTCAAGCCAAAGGGCATAACTCGGTGTTGTAAAGCCCTTTATCCGTGGTGAATGTCGTCTTCTGCTTGTCCGAGGAGTgcattattatttgattgtgatcGAAGTATGCATCCATGAACATGAGGAGTTCATTCCCGGCTGTACTATTGACCAGTTGGTCGATCCTGGGGAGGGGAAAGCCATCCTTGGGATAGGCTTTATCCAGGTCAGAGTAGTCTACGCAAacccatgatttttttttagcCTTTTTTACGAGCACAACATTAGCGATCCAGTCTGGGTAATAAATTTCTTCAATGAAACCCACCTCGAGCAGTTTATCAACCTCTTTGGCGATCGCTGCGTACCTCTTGGGCTCAAAAGCCCTTCTCTTTTGCTTGATTGATTTGTGCTCTAGGTCCACATTTAGCCTATGGACCATCACCTCAGGGGCGATGCCCGGCATGTCCCGATgagaccatgcgaagacgtctTTATGTTGTCATAGGAACTCCAGCATCTGTGCCCGTTGGTCAGTGGTCAATGATGATCTAAGCTGAACTGTTCTGCTCGGGTCAGCATCATCGAGCGGGATAGTTAGAAGATCTTCCATAGGGGAGCTTCCCTCTGAGGTGTCCTCCCTAGGGTCGAGCACATTGATTGTTAGAGCTTGCTTTGTTGTGCCCTTTCTCACGGTTATCGAGTAGCAACGCCGAGCCTCCCGCTGATCTCCTTGGAGGCATCCGACTCCTCCAACCGCTGGGAACTTCATCAtgagatggtatgtggataccaccaCCCTCATGGAGTTGAGTGAAGGTCGTCCGAGGATAACATTATATGTCAACGGTGAGTTCACCATCAAGGTGACTTAATTTTGTCCTTCTTCGGCCGTGACTGGGAGGAGGATCGCCCCTTCCAAGATGACTTTATCACCTGCGAAGCCGTGCAGTGGGGTCCGGATGGGTCGGAGGTGCGACCTGTCGATGCCCATCTTGTAGAATGCCTCGGAGTACAAGATGTTAGCCGAGCTCCCCGTATCGACCAGAATGTGGTATACATTCTGATTGGTTATCGTCATGGCTACCACTAAGGCATCGTCACAAGGGTGTTGAATTCCTCACACGTCATCTTCTGTGAACGTCAAGTTGCACGGACTCATTTGCAGTTCCTTGCTCGACCTGTCAACCAAGTAGATGTAGTGCTCGGGGTCAGTACTCTGAGCATGAGCCTTTCGGGCTTGGTTTGAGTCTCCACCCCTCGATGGCCCTCCGCATATTGTCCAGATCTCGATGCCTTCGTCTGCTGCTCTGCTCGGTGGCTCATCCTTCCGAGCCTGCTTTTCCTCATTCATGTGTTTGCACAAGTAGagtctcaatctcttcttttaggtCGACACAATCACTGGTGTTGTGACCGTGGTTGCGGTAGAAGCAACAGTATTTTCACTTGTCTCGTTGGCCCGCATCTATTTTCATGCAACTTGGTCACCTCAATAGCTTCTTGTCTCGAATCTCCAAGAGAACTTGCTCTGGAGATGTGTTGAGGGGAGTATATGAGCTGAACTTGCTCTGGAGATGTGTTGAGGGGAGTATATGAGCTGAACTTGCTCTGGAGATTTATCTTTGCGCTTCTTATCCCGTGGGGGGTTTCCCGAGCTctgagaactttttaaggaactgaAGAACTCTTCAGCATTCGAATACATCTAAGCTCGATTCATAAGTTCCCCTAGTGTGGTCGAAGGGTTCTTTCCTATGGAAAAGAGAAACTTTCCTTCCCTGAGCCTGGCAATCATTACAGCTAGTGTCATCTTATTGGAGTAGTCCACTTGCATTGCCTCTTTGTTGAATCGGATGATGTAGTCTTTCAGTGCCTCTCCCTCCTTTTGCTTGATAGTCAGCAGGTGGGTAGATGGCTTTCGGTGTTGTTTCCCAACGATGAACTGAGTCAATAATGCTTTCTTGAGCTCGGCAAAGGAGCTGATCGAATTTGGCTTCAACTGTCTATACCAACTTCACGCAACTCCCATGAGAGTCAAGGAGAAAGTGCAGCATATGAACGGTCCAAAAGCTGATTGAAGCTACATCCATGACCAATAGGATTTTATGTGCTTGATTGGATCTTCAGAACCTAAATACAGCATGATAGGGGGCATCCGGAACCTTAGAGGCATTGCTGCACTCATTATCTTACTAGTAAATGGGGGTTCTGTTTCCTCCATCATTGCTTCTATAGTGGTCAGGGGCTGCGCTTGATATGCCCAGCGCATTGTGCTGATCTGCCCTCGCAGCTCATCAAGCTGAGCCTCCCATGGATCTTTGTTCTCGACCACAGCTTCTCGAGCGTGATCGGTTCGGGAGTCCTCCCACGTTTCCTCCTTTCTAGTTCATGGTGGAGGTCAGTCGGAGCTAACACTAAGGTCTCATAAACATGCATTGGGGCTTGGGTCAATGTCTCCCGAGCTCGTGCCGGGACCCGAATAGATGCGCCTCGTGACATGCCCTCTCAAGAAGTCACAAGGGCGGGATGTTTCGCAACCATCGGAGCGTTCACCTCCTAATCAAGGGGTGGGTGATGTTTATCCATCTGTTGTTTCATTTGGCTGATCTCATTGACTAGAATTTCCACTTAGCTCTATAGCACTTGGTACATGCCTCCTCAGTTACTAGATCGCTGAGTTGGTTCCGTAGGCATTCCACCTGCAGCCCAGAGGTCGAGTTTCATTGCCTGGTCGGTTCAAGATTAGCCGCAATTATTGGTGTATgtgctttcttcttccctcttaCCATTTTCTTTGGTAGAGTAGGAGTGGTTTTTATGTCGTTTCCCTCAGACAGCGTTaaaatgttgatgcagaaatctggctcACCCTCACCGAGCTTCGAGCACTTGTGTCGAGCCCTGTAAGCCTGCACAGgaggaaaacaaaggagaccctggctaaagcaggggaccctttgatgccaaagtcaggctaggaatctaggtctaagtagtgtaggtgGATTTCGGGTGACAGATTTTGCGTAATTATGTAGATGAGTCCCTTATTTGTATCATTT
Coding sequences within:
- the LOC131232426 gene encoding uncharacterized protein LOC131232426; amino-acid sequence: MASQMVLIVEYLRDDKVLEDKLEAQCLRIRVTQCIIIRDTLYKKGFSLPYLRCLRPDEAEYMIRETHEGICRNHSGGQALARKIVCQGYFWPMIQEDSRGFAKKCDKCQSIPHTIMSDNGKQFDNNKFRGMCHRLDIRNAYSSPRHPQSNDQVEPMNKIIKSHLKTKVEKAKGAWAEELSLLLWTYKTTLRLVTGETPFSLSYDAKAVVPVEIGLPTDRVQSY